cctaaGGGGTCTCTCCTGCCTTCATTGCCCCCTCCTAAGGGGGCTTCCCTTCTACCCACCCCTTCCTAGGGGGCTCTCCTTGCTTTCCAACTGTTGCTCCCCTTCCCCGTGAGCAATGGACGTGTCGAAAGTTTTCTTCAGGCAGCTGCGAGACCTGGCCTCGACGGTGGAGAAGGAGGtgaggcagctggagcaggcCCTGAACAGGGAGGACACGGGTAAGCGCTGTCCTAGCCCCTTCTGCCTCTGCCTCTCCGCAGCCTGATGCAAGAAGTGGTTACTGTTACAAAAAgtagaatattttgttttaagctAAAGTCTTCATCAAAGTAACTGGTTTTTTTGTAAGTTAGACAAAATGTTCCTCTGATAGGATGTCATTTtataccacttttttttttttttttcaaatactgtttttccagacactgttacATTTGTTGTTCTTTTGGAAGTGATAATGTCTTGGCTTatgtatgatctgtgctgagcagatgtgTGTTCTTCTGTACACAGCTCTGTCTGCAGTATTTCCCTCtttcaaatgcaaggtcaggcagagagctggagccagctccaaattagcaagaattttgactgttgtgaaatTCATAATAGCTGTAAAATTGGTCCTTGGATAGTAATAGAATCTTCATAAAATTTTTGGGAAAATTTATCCATATGCATGTAGATGGGGGAATTTATTCTGTAACCAGTTCTTATCTCACTGCACGTGACTGATGGAGATCCctccctcatgttgcccaggcttgctttctaaaacacCTGAACAAGTCTTGGAGAGTTTATTtactggcattttcagtatcagccCTGCTGCAGGGTTCCCTGGGTTGAGAGGAGAGTGATCTAGGGAGCTGCGGTCAGTGACTGGTGGTGAGGGAGGTCACAGCTGGGCACTGGGGCTGGTGGCTCTGTGAATGGGGGGGCTACATCGGGTTGGCAACCAGTCACTAGCAGGGTTCCACAGGGATCCAGTACTCTATTAATCttcagaggctggagaacaagtcttatgaggagcagctgagagagctggggttgtttagcctggagaggaggaggctgaggggagaccttactgctctgtacaactacctgaaaggaggttgtggagaggagggtgctggcctcttctcccaagtgacaggggacaggacaagagggaatggcctcaagctccgccaggggaggttcagcctggacattaggaaaatttttcacagaaagagtcattgagcagtggaacaggctgcccagggaggtggttgagtcaccttccctggagatgtttaaaggacgggcggatgagttgctgaggggcatgatttgatttagtgattgataggaatggttggactctatgatctagtgggtcttttcctacctagtgattctatgattcgtaaatgacctggatgcaggacttgaaGGTTTACTAACCAattttgctgatgacacaaaactcATAGGAGCTGTTGACACTcttgagggcaaagagtgatctAGAGGGATGTAGATAAATTGGAGAGTTAGGCAATCACCAACCACATGAAGTTTATCAAGGGCACAGTGTCAGATTTCGCACCTGGGACACAGCAACCCTGGATATACATACAGACtggggagcagccctgcggaaagggatctgggggttccgGTCGATGGCAAGTTGAATGTGAGCCAACACATTGGctgtgtgccctggcagccgaGGGCCAACCGTGtgctggggtgcatcaagcatgACGTTGTCAGTCAGTGGAGGGAGGCGATTGTCCCGCTCTGCTCCACGCTGGTGTGGCCCCTCCTTGACtgttgtgtgcagttttgggcacggcagtataaaaagaatattgagctactggagagtgtccagaggaaagccacaaagctggtgaattGTTTAAAGGGGAAAtcatatgaggagcagctgaagtcatttggtctcttctgcctggagaagaggaaccTGGCGGGGGGGACACACCTCattgcagtttactgcttcctcacaaggaaaggaggaggagctgatctctctggtgaccagtgatagGACCTGAGAAGATGTGCTGAGGAGGTTTAGCGTGGACATTAGTAGTTTCTCCACTCAAAGGGTGGTGGAGCATTGGAAccgctccccagggaagcagttatGGTGCTaagcctaacaatattcagGAAGTATTTGGACAATGCCTTCAGACATATGGTGTAAATTTTGgagttgtcctatgcagggacaggagttggacttgatgatccttgtgggtcccttccaactctggtcattctgtgattgtggGACAGCCCAGGAGGTTCCTTGAGAGTCCTGGATTTGGGTTCCTACCTGCTGTTGTCTCTTTTCCTCTGGGCATGTGGAGACGGGCTGGTGGCTCTGGGGATGGGCCTGGGAGTTGCTTGGCAGGGAATTATTTGAGCTTCCCCTCTTATTATCCCTCTGAGTTCCTCTGTGGGTAAGCTTTTATTATAGGGAAAAAATGGAATGAAAGAGGAATCACATTCttgcttttactgttttcatggattgagacagaaaatgcatttgcagGGCTTGTTCTCTCTCTGTACAGATACCTCAAGCTTCTAATTGGATTTCTCCCTGTTCCGTGTCTTGTCACATAGCAGGCATCCTCTTTGACGTTATCTCCATTAACCTTGATTTCCAGTGAAAGAAGTAATGACTGCATGTATAAGTGAACAATTCTAACATGTGCCCAAGTGCAAATAAGGCAGAAGCATTCAACGTTTTGTTGATGTATATTTTCCAGTGATGTCTATATCACCTTTTTTCAATTCCTATTATTATTTCAAGTTAAAGGATAAAAACTTAGTGTAAATAATCCTTGACACCCTAGGGACCTGCCTATCGTACCGACATCTGCTGTACATTAATTTCTACAGTATTAGCTGCTGCAGTAAAATGGAAGCCTGTGCAGTTTCTCTGTATAATCCTGTGCAGATTGCAGTCTCGTGCCATGCAGAGGTGCCTGGTATGAACTAATttatctttgttcttctccagcTTGACACTCTGTCTAACATATGACTCCAACATCTCCAATATAGGAGATTACAATCTGATGTAGAATGTATTTGCATGCTAAAATACtaaagcttcttttttctttccaaatcctTTTATGTGAATGTACATATCAAAGACTATGAAGTGGAATCTCCAACAAGACTCTTACATGACCTCCATTGTGAAATCAAGACTCTGAAGGTAACGTTTTAACTTGTTTCCTTCTTGAAAAACTGGGAGGGGAGCTGTTCCATAAGCTTATGGTTCTAGTTTGATCATTAAACCTCAATACAACTTTGTTACTCAGCAGTTCTGACCTGTGcggggataggacgaggggtaatggttttaagctgaaagagatcgatattaggaagaatttttatttctgtgagggtggtgaggcactggcacaggttgcccagagaagttgtagctgcaccattcctggaggtgttcaaggccaggctggatggggccttgggcagcctggtctggtgggaggtgtccctgcccatggcaggggggttggaactggaggaccttttaaggtcctttccgacccaaaccattctatgataatggTTGTGGATGACAAAGTAGTGCCCAAAAACTTTTGGGTGCATTAAAGTAGATTTAGCAGTGTTTAGCCATTTGCAATCACTTATGTTGCTCAGATCAGCAAGGGACAAAGGTAGCAGGGAAGTGGTAGCTGTGCCAAGGTGTAGATCTAGAGGAGAATGATTCTGGAACAACAGCTCCCTAGAGAAGAGCTACGCTTCTTTGTGTTCAATGACTAGcatgcaaaataaagaaaatctttgcagAAATGTCAGTACCTTCAGCCATTCAGTTAAACTTGGGAAGaatgttctttatttctttaacagAAGTAGGAAAAATAGGCTGCGCAAACGTGCTAGTGTAGAAATAAGTGAGGTAAGTCAAGATGTAAACTTGAGGTTTACTATCTGCTCTGCACTAATTCTTTGTACATAGGGAGTAAGAGGCCAAATTCATTGCAGTTATCTCATATTTTTATGGAGTAAAATCATGTATATTTGAGATGTTACCAGTAGATAGTTATTATATTGTGAATTGTCTTCTTGATTTAACTTCTGTAAGTCTTTGTTCGCTGGTACCCTATCTATTTCTGACCCTTTCTAACCCAGTTTTCAGGCATAGATAAGACCTAACTTTGCTGCTTATCCTCATCTGAATTGAAGTTCAGTACTTATTCCCAAAACACTTTATATGTAAACAACTACCATGTGGTGATTTAAAAACcagtgtttctgtgttttcctccctACCTGCGCCCACGAAGAAAGATGTTAGTGCCAGTCTTGATAAGTGTTGCTCTGAAGAACAAGCTATTCATGACTTTTTGAAGGCAAGTGAAATATTGAtgcaaagaaatgcagcagaTCTTGGAAAAATAAGGGAGCTGTTGGGGAGCCATGGCTGCAAACCACATGGCAAAGACTCTACAGGTAATATTTCTTGACAATACACtatgtgaaaacaaatgtaattttctgaattgtttttctttagccgtgtgtatatttattttgattaagAGACTCAAGTACATCAATATTTGCTTTATAATAATATCCAGAAGGTAAAAGATTCCATTGTAATTGCTGCCATAGGAataaatcaaaacacaaaacaaaacaaaagttaGATTTCATGGCTTGCTTTTAAGGTagcatgtgggttttttctccaGCAGTAATTATGCTCAGTAAACATGTTAGCAAACACATTTCAATAACAAAGAGTATTATGCTGCTTCAGCTTCTGATGCATGAGAATTAGTTTAGCATCTAAATTAGTTTGTATTCATATGTGATGATTCCATTAGCTTAAATCACTATCGaggaaactttaaaataatgtgCTCTGCAGCAAAAATGGGACAAAAGAAGCGCATACGGGAACTAGGTGACACATGGGAAGCAGTAGTGTCTTGATCACTGGAGGGGGCAGATCCTTAATGCAGTTAGTGCACACACACTGGTGTGGAAAACTCCAGATATGCCACATGAATTTATGATACTCCAGCTGTCAGTACTGCACATCCTGCTTTTGCTACCATGGGCCCAATCTGCCTCTAAGAAGCCTTTGGCAAGGCACACCTTAACTTTCCCCCAAGTGTGTATCCAGTCATTACATAAAAAAATTGCAGTTGTGGACCATGTTCTCCTCCAAGTTAAGCCACTACAACTGTTTTACAAAGATATGGCAGGAAGCTTTAATTTTACAGTACCTTCCTTCCTGTCCCCTCTCTGCCTTTAAAGAAGACTCCAAACAGAGCTACaaggttaatttattttttaagatgtatttttaagcTAAGTGTATCTGAATATACAATACCAGTACACATGAAAAGATAATGCTTCAGCCATGTTGTTTTAAATAGCACTTTCCCTGCCCCTGCTTCTTTCATCGTGCAGaaattcacaaatattttggGGTGTTTCAGTTTATCTGACTACAGAAATGTACGGATTACATGTTTGCTTATTTCTGCAGTGGATTTTTCTTGTTATCTAAAAAGCTAGCCTCTTTCATGGGTTTCTAGTTGCTGCTTCACGACCTTTCTTCAATATAGTTTTTTTGAAGAATGAGCATTCTACCACTTTGTGCAGCCTTTGCTCTTTcccaaaaaacattttcaggtcTAGTCATACTTCGttttaattgtcatttatgttgtaTGTGTTTAATGACTTTCTACTtttgcactgaaataaaagctaataaatatatttaaagttaGCACTTCCTGCCTGCTCCATGTGGGGAATTTAATTCTATTAAAAGTACacttctgtaaaaatatttttatttaatttttcctaaaaataatactttccaATAGAGTGAAATTCTGTAAATGTGTGATATAAATATAGCTTAGCCTGATATGAGCTTTTCATATCTGTTGTGGCTTCAGGTTCAGTGGTttaaaatgaaggaaggaatctattttttttttttttttttacaataataaAATTTCAATTGAGGGGCAAGTCTCAATTTATTTTATCAATTCTTAAACCAGAAACTTCTGACATAaatctggtgggtttttttgattacTTTTCTCTaacaggagaggaggaaaaagaagttaaaagtgATTTGATGGTGTATGCCCAGAATAAATCTGATGAAGAAAAACTAGATGTACCTCATCTTCCTGCTTCTGCTGAGAAGCCACCGTTGCCTGAAGACTCGCTGCGTGTCCCCCAGCTTTCTGATTTTGGTCTTACACAATATGCCTTCTCCAAGCCGTGGAGTGCAGGGAAAAAGCAGCACGCAACGAATGCATATCAAAAAAATTCGAAGAACAGGACTCCAGTAACACCACGGACCTCCAGTGTTTTGCCCAAAACACCAAAGTGTATGCTAAAGATGGATGATTATGAGCGTGTGACACCAAAGCTTGAACAATTTGGCATCAGTGAACATACCATGTGTTTGAATGAAGATTATACAATATCACTTATTCATAAAACTGCTCAGTCAGTCAAGCAGTGAGTAAATTACTCAAGTTCAGATTGTTTGTCTACTGAGTTTTCTGTAGTTTCTTCTCACTGTATGAAGTTTTTGCTGCTAGTGCCCTTCTTTTTAAGCAGGTGTTGTGTTATTATCTGCTAGCTGGCTACTCCTGTGTCTTTATTCAGTCCTCTACATGTCTTCTCATGTGCCTTTTGCAGTGCCAAATGCTGCCACGAAATAAGTGTCTGATATACTCCTTCCTTGACTGCACCATGATAAGAATCTTCCATCCACAATCtattttcaaagggaaaacatGCAGTATATCTGTgaccttttgctttttttaaccTTGGATTTAGGGACATGTTGCCTACAGTACACATGACATTACCAGTTTAAAGATTTCAAAAGCTTTAGGAATATACACCTGGAAAAAACTTCTAAAGCATTCAGTAAAATGCCTCATTATAGCAACAGTGTATTATCACTTATGTTATCCAGCTCCCACTTACAAACAGTTACAAACTTTTTGCTCTGATCTTTTATTGAAAAGACATCACCAGATTTTCACTGctctaattaaaattaaagaaaagaatttgcAGCAGTGAAGTGTAGAACACCTTAGCAGTAGAactatttttctgtgcttctaaGCTAATCTAAAGGTAGTTAGATCATAAAATCccttggttagaaaagacctttgagatcagagtcTAACCGTAGCtgaccacgtccctgagcacttaTTCTACCTGTCTCtcaaatgcctccagggatggtggttcaaccacctccctgagcagcctctgccagtgcctgagaaccctttctgtgaagaaatcaTTCCTgatgaacctctcctggtgcaacttgaggccatttcctcttgtcctatcacttctgTGAAGAGACCTAACACCCAGCTTGCATCCTACTTTCAAgtaattgtagacagtgataaggtctccccccagcctacttttctccaggctaaacaaccccagttccctccacCCCTTCTCGAggcttgttctctagccccttcgccagctttgttgctcttctctggatgtgctccagcatcCCAGTACTGAGGGTCCCATGTTCTTATAGTTGGTATTAGCAATGCATTCAATTCTAAATTTGACAGTATTTAGAAGAAACTTGCTGTTCTGCAGTTAAATCTTTGGTATTCAGagaaatttttcaaaaaaagaaccCCATTCAATATAAGTAGTGGCAATAATCATttagcttcttttctttttaatttgcaatGTAGGCACAGATGCAAAGGTCTTCAGACCCATGCCAACTTAAATGAACTTGTCGCCCAAAGATCCCATTTACTGCAACAGTTAAATTTGGAatgttgcttttaattttaaaaatagcttcagATCATTGCACAATTTAAGTTCTTTTGCTACCTAcaatttttgtgggtttgtactacttttcatttttaatgagaaCTGTATTAAATGTGATCTTCAGATAGAGGTAATTTCTAAATAGATACATCCAAAAATGTATATTCTATTTCTGTGGCTTCCAGTGAAACAATTAGGCAGTCCACTAGCAATATTTAcgtataattaaaaaaaatcacactggcAGTCTTCCATATTCCTAATGATAATATTAAAATTCTATACTGTGTTAATTATAGCATGATTGCTCTTTAACACATCATCATTATTAGTGACCAAAACGGGTCGGGGGACACTAATTGTGACTAAAGTTAAAGCTGCATATGTGTTCAGAGTCAGTGGCATATATGAGAGGTCTCAACATTAAGTCATTAGAGATAAAATGTTAGCTGTCTTTTAGCTTACTTGTTGTGTTTACTTTGTTTAGAATTAGCTTGTAGTTCGGTCAGAAGTTTTGAAACAGTATAAGCATCTTGTTACTTCCAAAAAGCACCCATCTCATCTCTCAGTGAGAAGGCTCAGTGTGTTAAATAGGCCCAACACAAAGCCAGCAAATACAAACccaaaattaataataaatataatttgcTACACTGCATAATGGGCAGCAGAATCTTTTCCCCGAGAATCAGGTAAGCAAAAAAGTCTAGTACAAATGAGGTAGGCTTTATACCTGTCATTTTCAGGTACAAAGATTGGTAATAATTCTAAACTTCTTGGAGACAACCCTATCCTTTCGTATCCCTTGCTTGTGTCAGCCAGATCTAGTACCTACCTGAAATCAGTCTAGCAGCTGTGCATTGTgtgaaaaacactttaaaaattcatctcaaagttcttaaaaaatatttagtatcctccctctgtactcggcactggtgagaccgctcctcgaatactgtgttcagttctgggcccctcaccacaagaaggatgttgaggctctggagagagtacagagaagagcaacaaagctggtgaaagggctggagaacaggccttatgaggagcggctgagagagctggggttgtttagcctggagaagaggaggctgaggggtgacctcattgctctctacaactacctgaaaggacgttgtagagaggagggtgctggcctcttctcccaagtgacaggggacaggacaagagggaatggcctcaagctccgacaggggaggtttaggctagacgttaggaaaaaattctttacagaaagggtcattgggcactggaacaggctgcccagggaggtggttgagtcaccttccctggaggtgtttaaggcacgggtggacgaggtgctgagggatatggtttagtgtttggtaggaacggttggactcggtgatccggtgggtctcttccaacctggttattctgtgattctgtgattagtaAAACTCCACTcttccaactttttttttcaggttttcaatGTAGAAGCAAGTAAAAAGAATAATAGAATTCGGTGcagcaactgaaataaaaaataattagggaagaacagcagaaaaaaaatagaagtgtgTGAACAAAAGTGCTatacttctttttctccaccGTAAAACTAAAAATCATAGGGTTTCAGGTATCTATAATACTTCAAAGGCAAAACTGACTTGAAAAAATGACTTTTAACTAAAATTTAAGTTTTGTTCTTCTAAGTAAATTACACTGCatcaagtgtatttttaaagctttttgtaAAGAGACTCTATATCTGGTTCTCATAGTTGAAGtaactttttaaatatttaaaataattttattagagACACGTTTTGTGTAAAGTTTATGGAAACTTCCACTTTTCATCTGGTATTCTCTCTTTAACTGCCTACACCCTTCTTCCACAAGAATAGTTTGGATatgaagaaagaattttttaaatttcagttttgtgGAATTGATGTTAAATGGCTTTTCCCTGTGAAGTCAGCAAGTGATTAACATAATCTTATTCAAAGTTAAAAATTAACCTAGAAATCTTTTTGTGATCACAATACCATTAGTAAGTtaagagacaaaaatatttcctcttatTGTTCAGGATTTTTTAGGCAACAGGCAATTTAAAGATATAAGAGACTGTACACCTAACAAAAAATTGACGAACTGGGACAAAAAAAGTTGATCCCACCCTGGAcaccttttgtttgtttgcttcatgttggatttttttttactgctttggaTTGAAATCTCAGTATATTTGATAACTTGTGGATGGACTGAATATTTGCATGCTACACATTGCTGCAGTAGAATCATTGATGAAAAATCTATGACAAAATTGTCTTTGAATGAACTTTTTGCTTTCGTGTGGATTAACAAATACTAGAAAAGTGATTAGGTTGACAGTATTCCTTTAATTGTCATTTCTTCATAATACTTGAGAGCTAATTGAGGGGTTTGGTTTTCAGGTTTGTTAAAGATAAAGTGAATGCCTCAGAAATGACATCCAAGGAAATCATGGTTACTCCTAGGCCAAAACCAAAAGTGGCACCTGAGAACGGTAAGTTAAAAACACGTGCAATTCATAGAAACATGTGCATTTTTTTACATAATGTATTCCTAAATCTAGTTAATTTAGGCCCAGTCATTGTATGAGTAGTAATGTCTAGGAAATGAAACATTGGTGGCTTCTATGGCAAAGTTCCTCACTTCAGGATAAACCTTTGCTCATTCTTCTACTTGTATCCATCTAGAATTATGAAAAGAAGTCCATCATTTTGTAACTGCCTTATTTTAAATCCTTCAAATActtacttgaaataaaaatacagttttgccAACTTAGTCTTTTTCTGAGAATACCCATTAGAGCTGCTTAAACATAAGAAAGAAGGTGCTTTAAAAGAGGCTATTGAGACTAACTTAGATCTTTCAAGAGCAGTGCTATAACTTCTGTGAGAGATGTAATACATGTGAAGAAATTGGACAAACAGTGACAATATATGAGCAGCTAGAGCAATATTGTTTTAAGTTGGGCTTTTTCTGTTATATTCAGTAGTGGGACTTAATACTTTATTTGTATCTGCTGCTTTTATGGAATTCTGTAATCTCTTTATACTAAAAATATCAGCTAAAATGATACCAGTGTTCTAGAATATATAACTTTATGAAAAGCCGATAAAATTAGAAAACCAAACTGGAGCTGGTAACATTTATATATGTGagagtgtgtgtatgtgtttatttttatctcttcccTGCCTTCTCTTTAATTTCAGCAGCTGACTGGATGGTTTCTCCTATGGTATTTGTGTTCTGTACTCCTGATGTGAAGACCCCTTCCAGAAAAAATGAGACAGTATTATCAAAGTCACCACAGCCAAATGAACTGCCTCTTCCCAGTCATACAGAAACCCCGCAGTTGCCAAAATTTGAAGCAAGATGGCTAAAACCAGAAGCTAAGGTAGTAAATAGCAATTATGTATGTTTTCACACGCTTTTTACCATAAGCAGTTTTTCACATGTCAGTTTGGGATTCTTTTCCAATACCAGTTTTTCCTACATCATTGTAGAAGTTCTTTCTAATGGTAATTTTGTATGaacatttattaaatgctttATCTAAGATTTAACTGAAGGCATTTAATACCTCTTTTGTAGGAGGTAAAGCAGAGTGAAAAGATTGAGTCGATGACAAAGAATGGTGCAACAgataaacaatacaaagaagATAGAGTTCCTTTTGCTGTGAGCTCTGATGCATATCTTGACCATTTTGGAGACCCATGTCCtcccaaaataaaacagtatGACCAGTTATCTGATACTCCTCCACCTCCAGAAATAACAAGGATACCAGATGATGTTCTACAGGTTAGCtaatatactttttttccctaaatagTTTTAATATCAAAATAGTAAAAAGAGCTTAGTTCTATCAaattctgttcttcagaaaagaaagagttCTCTGCTACTTACTAAAAATGCATAAACTGTAATCCTCTTTTGAGTTCTTAGATTTTATTCCCTTTTAATGTTTCCTGTAGATTCTGTCCAAGTATAATCATAACGTAGACTCTTCTAAAGACAAGAAAATGGACAGCGAGGCAGGAAATGCTACAAGATATGAGAACGATTTCACTGATTACTGTGATAAAGAGAACAGGTATGATTAAATTTTACAAATTTGGTTAAGTAATTTAATTTGGAggagctacaaagatgatctaaCACAGAAATTCATGCAGCTGCTTGCTCTTCAGCTACTAAAATAGCTCTTGTTGCTCTCACTAAACAACTTGTCTTTGGCCTGGTATCTGACTGCCTTTATTACAGAGAACAAATATTATGGTTTATTGTATGCTTAAATCCTCCCAACATCAATAAAAGTAAACTGAGGTATAGATATATTTTGCTTCTCAGCATTCAAACGTCCAGTGAATGCTTTTTTCTGAGTAAATTTAAGCAATAAAACCaaggaaatggagaaaactATAGAAGTGACATGACTGATTTCATGGTCGTTTTGGCAATGACAAAGTTCTTTGAAATGCAGAGCCAGAAGAAATTAGTCTAcaacagctttaaaaagaatTCAGTTGGTTTGAgtagaaagaattttttgtgACAGCTTAGTCAAGCGTAGATACTCCTGCCTCAATGTAATGTATATAGCACTTGGGGATAATCTGTTAAACTTGGGGTCAGTACTGATTATTTACTAAAGAGGTATAAGGAACATGTATGGAGTCAAATAATAATCACAACAACCCATAATGAGTCTGATAAAAGTAGGTATCTTAATATACCTGGAGTTGGAATCCATTTGAGTAACCAAATAGAGCAAAGCTCTTTAGCTgacccttctttttttctttcaagataattaaaattttatttcagtgttcaTCTTCTGCTAGCTCAAAATATTATTGAGGCAATAAGTTCATGAGCTGTTCTGAATATATTTGCAGAGGACTTTCTGGAATTTTCAAGACAAAGATCTGAAATCAAGCTGAAGACCGTGCTGAGACTTTCACTTTCATGGATCTTACACCAAATCATAACAAGctcaaaaggcaaaacaaaaacactggTGGAAGGAAAGAGCCATACAAAGGAGAAGctttttaactggaaaaaacTATTTACCCATGATATGGATAAACTCATTCTAGCTAACAACTTgtgcttaatttttaattgaaattattgGCAAAACGTATCGAGGGTTTTTAAACAGATATATGCTTCAAAGGACTAGGATAGTAGGGGATATGAAGATAATACAGTTGTTTCACTTGATTCTCATGTTTGTTGCGTAGGCTTGTGCTTACAGTAGTATGTAGAGATGTGTAGTTAGGTTGTAGTAAAGGGAGGGTCCAGTGTTTTCCTCCAGGAAGTGGGTATCTCTGGCTGTTCTGGTGACACTGTTCAGGACTTGAAGTGTAGTACTTCTGCAGTATTTGGTATCTTCAACAGAAACAAGTCTTTTTCATTGAAAGAGTAACTCCTGCTTTACTGTTTAAAGTTAGTCACTTCTCCAATACTAAGATATATCAGATGTTCCTGCATCAGCCTCTGTTACGTCTCTGTCAGACAGGCATTTCTTaagctgctgtttctgatcaTTTTCTTACATCGACATCACATCTGGAGCTCTTCCTTTGGGCAGTCTAACCTCGTTAGCCCTAAAAGGTGACTCTGACTCAAATGTGAACtaattgaaatatattttctacttttgtcCACAAGAAACCCCAGCTATGTATGTTTGTCTGAAGC
This genomic window from Phaenicophaeus curvirostris isolate KB17595 chromosome 1, BPBGC_Pcur_1.0, whole genome shotgun sequence contains:
- the SKA3 gene encoding spindle and kinetochore-associated protein 3, translated to MDVSKVFFRQLRDLASTVEKEVRQLEQALNREDTDYEVESPTRLLHDLHCEIKTLKKDVSASLDKCCSEEQAIHDFLKASEILMQRNAADLGKIRELLGSHGCKPHGKDSTGEEEKEVKSDLMVYAQNKSDEEKLDVPHLPASAEKPPLPEDSLRVPQLSDFGLTQYAFSKPWSAGKKQHATNAYQKNSKNRTPVTPRTSSVLPKTPKCMLKMDDYERVTPKLEQFGISEHTMCLNEDYTISLIHKTAQSVKQFVKDKVNASEMTSKEIMVTPRPKPKVAPENADWMVSPMVFVFCTPDVKTPSRKNETVLSKSPQPNELPLPSHTETPQLPKFEARWLKPEAKEVKQSEKIESMTKNGATDKQYKEDRVPFAVSSDAYLDHFGDPCPPKIKQYDQLSDTPPPPEITRIPDDVLQILSKYNHNVDSSKDKKMDSEAGNATRYENDFTDYCDKENRGLSGIFKTKI